In Phyllobacterium zundukense, one DNA window encodes the following:
- a CDS encoding 4Fe-4S dicluster domain-containing protein has product MTSLPQNRTAKRLGLVIDLDVCVGCHACVISCKEWNTGGYGNALSDQDPYGEDVSGTFLNRIHSFEVVPEGGKIIGEAGDARVVHFPKSCLHCEDAPCVTVCPTGASYKRAEDGIVLVDEDKCIGCGLCAWACAYGAREMDLAAGVMKKCTLCVDRIYNETLKQEDRAPSCVRTCPVNARHFGDLGDPNSDVSIMVAERGGFDLMPEQETRPTNKYLPPRPRTSLSNSVPMIPLAENTEGAHGFFAWLDKTLDRI; this is encoded by the coding sequence ATGACCAGCCTGCCGCAAAACCGCACCGCCAAAAGGCTCGGGCTGGTCATCGACCTCGATGTCTGCGTCGGTTGCCATGCCTGTGTGATCAGCTGCAAGGAATGGAATACCGGAGGCTATGGCAATGCGCTATCGGACCAAGATCCTTATGGAGAAGACGTTTCGGGTACGTTTCTCAACCGCATTCACAGTTTCGAGGTGGTTCCGGAAGGCGGGAAAATCATTGGCGAAGCCGGCGACGCGCGTGTGGTGCATTTTCCGAAGTCCTGCCTGCACTGTGAAGACGCGCCTTGCGTGACGGTGTGTCCAACAGGCGCTTCGTATAAGCGCGCCGAGGACGGCATAGTTCTGGTCGATGAGGACAAGTGTATCGGTTGCGGGCTTTGTGCCTGGGCCTGCGCCTATGGCGCGCGGGAGATGGATCTGGCGGCGGGTGTGATGAAGAAATGTACGCTGTGTGTCGACCGCATCTATAACGAGACCTTGAAGCAGGAAGACCGCGCACCATCCTGCGTCAGGACCTGTCCGGTCAATGCGCGGCATTTTGGCGATCTTGGCGATCCGAATTCCGACGTCTCGATCATGGTGGCTGAACGCGGTGGGTTTGACCTGATGCCGGAACAGGAAACGCGACCGACAAACAAGTACCTACCGCCACGTCCGCGGACTTCCCTGAGCAACAGCGTGCCGATGATCCCGCTTGCCGAAAACACCGAAGGCGCGCATGGGTTTTTCGCTTGGCTCGACAAGACGCTGGACCGGATTTAG
- a CDS encoding dimethyl sulfoxide reductase anchor subunit family protein has translation MHPAYSIIVFTTLSGLGYGLAVVLGLGFLDPSLLSTKLLYVASLSLIGIGLLSSLLHLGNPQRAWRALSQWRSSWLSREGVMAIATFVPLTLNAALAIFSGRYDALLGLIGVLGALGTVYCTSMIYASLRTVGSWHTKLTPLCFILISLAGGFLLASAFAGGDALIVELLALLLLLLALIAKMVWRNRATTLAPLSTPESATGLGFIGKVRLFERPHALDNYLTREMGFRVARKHAAKLWVIAFVCGAILPILALLIAMAVGSGLAGQLVFVIGVIAHFLGVFVERWLFFAEAKHAVMNYY, from the coding sequence ATGCATCCAGCGTACTCGATTATTGTCTTCACCACTCTGTCAGGTCTGGGCTATGGGCTTGCGGTTGTGCTTGGACTTGGTTTTCTTGATCCGTCACTGCTATCGACCAAGCTCCTCTATGTTGCATCGCTTTCGCTGATCGGGATAGGGCTTCTGTCGTCGCTGTTGCATCTCGGCAATCCGCAGCGTGCATGGCGGGCCTTGAGCCAATGGCGCTCCAGCTGGTTGTCGCGCGAAGGCGTCATGGCCATTGCGACGTTCGTTCCGCTGACTTTGAATGCGGCGCTGGCGATCTTCTCTGGCAGGTACGACGCGCTTCTGGGCCTGATTGGCGTTCTCGGCGCGCTGGGCACGGTCTATTGCACATCAATGATCTATGCGTCGCTCCGGACCGTTGGCTCATGGCATACGAAACTGACGCCACTGTGCTTTATCCTGATTTCACTGGCGGGCGGGTTTCTGCTTGCGAGTGCTTTTGCGGGTGGAGATGCGCTGATCGTAGAGTTGCTGGCGCTGTTGCTGCTGTTGCTGGCGTTGATTGCCAAGATGGTCTGGCGTAACCGGGCCACAACGCTTGCACCGCTTTCAACGCCTGAAAGTGCAACAGGCCTCGGTTTCATCGGCAAGGTGCGGTTGTTCGAGCGGCCGCATGCGCTGGACAACTATCTGACCCGGGAAATGGGCTTCCGCGTCGCGCGCAAGCATGCCGCCAAGCTTTGGGTGATCGCATTCGTTTGCGGTGCGATTCTGCCCATTTTGGCGCTGCTCATTGCCATGGCTGTCGGCAGCGGATTAGCTGGGCAACTTGTCTTTGTCATCGGCGTCATTGCGCATTTTCTTGGAGTTTTCGTCGAGCGTTGGCTGTTCTTCGCGGAAGCCAAGCACGCGGTGATGAATTATTACTGA
- a CDS encoding lipid A biosynthesis lauroyl acyltransferase yields the protein MKLNTKLALYRWSQKLKSFNYWLSANVIFGILWLLRQLPAKAAMDFMDAAARKIGPVMGRHRVAMNNLRKAYPEKSEEELQVIARDMWGNMARLTAEYVYLDAIFDYDPFSDKVGLIEVEGREIFERLVLEKDRPHIFFTGHTGNFELLPICAATFDLNVTVLFRPPNNPYVAKRILGARRTNMGHLVPSKAGAAWSLASVLNINGNVGMLVDQKFRRGIPSTFFNRPCKTNPLLAKLARQYDCDVYPARCIRLPGGRFRLELEEKMELPRDEKGAVDLAATVQALNDKVEAWVREYPGQWMWFHKRWNS from the coding sequence ATGAAACTTAATACAAAGCTCGCTCTATATCGTTGGAGCCAGAAGTTGAAGTCGTTCAACTACTGGCTTTCGGCAAATGTCATTTTCGGTATCCTCTGGCTCCTACGGCAACTACCCGCCAAAGCCGCCATGGATTTCATGGACGCCGCTGCCCGCAAAATCGGTCCTGTGATGGGACGTCACCGCGTCGCCATGAACAATCTGCGCAAGGCCTATCCCGAAAAATCCGAAGAAGAGTTGCAAGTGATCGCACGCGACATGTGGGGCAACATGGCGCGCCTCACCGCTGAATACGTCTATCTCGATGCCATATTCGACTACGATCCTTTCAGCGACAAAGTCGGTCTGATCGAAGTAGAGGGCCGCGAAATATTTGAACGGTTAGTACTGGAAAAAGACCGTCCTCATATTTTCTTCACAGGCCACACCGGCAATTTCGAGCTCTTGCCCATATGCGCCGCCACATTCGACCTGAACGTGACAGTGCTGTTCCGACCGCCGAATAATCCCTACGTCGCCAAGAGGATCCTGGGCGCACGCCGCACCAATATGGGACATCTGGTGCCGTCGAAGGCCGGTGCCGCGTGGTCGCTCGCCAGCGTTCTCAATATCAATGGCAATGTCGGCATGCTCGTCGATCAGAAATTCCGTCGCGGTATTCCGTCGACCTTTTTCAATCGTCCCTGCAAGACCAATCCGCTGCTGGCGAAACTGGCGCGGCAATATGATTGCGATGTTTATCCGGCTCGCTGTATCCGTCTGCCAGGTGGCCGCTTCCGGCTCGAACTCGAAGAAAAGATGGAACTGCCCCGCGATGAAAAAGGCGCGGTCGATCTGGCCGCAACCGTGCAGGCGTTGAACGACAAGGTCGAGGCCTGGGTACGGGAATATCCCGGCCAATGGATGTGGTTCCACAAGCGTTGGAACAGCTGA
- a CDS encoding zinc-binding dehydrogenase: MRALQLIEDRKLEIVDVAPPPPPGPGEVTVNIKAVALNHIDVWGWRGMAFAKRKMPLTIGAEASGVIEAIGQGVSLLPGQLVSIYGAQTCGLCRPCREGRDNLCEHVSGVHGFHLDGFAQEKVNLKARLLVPAPPGVDEIGAAVAPVTFGTVEHMLFDNAKLEPGETILVHAGGSGIGSAAIQLAKKIGCTVITTVGSDNKIEKAKALGADHVINYREDRFEGVVRKLTKKKGVDVVFEHVGADTWAGSMLSLRRGGRLVTCGSTSGVSTSMNLMMLFQQQLKLLGSFGCRMENMADAMQKMARGLVHPVIDTEVGFDDIDTALKRMEGRDVFGKIILRVN, translated from the coding sequence ATGCGTGCACTACAGCTGATTGAAGACCGCAAGCTCGAGATTGTCGACGTTGCGCCCCCACCCCCGCCCGGTCCGGGTGAAGTCACGGTCAACATCAAGGCTGTTGCGCTCAATCATATCGATGTCTGGGGCTGGCGCGGCATGGCTTTCGCCAAGCGCAAGATGCCGCTGACGATCGGCGCGGAAGCCTCCGGCGTCATCGAAGCGATCGGCCAGGGCGTCAGCCTGCTCCCGGGTCAGCTGGTTTCCATCTATGGCGCCCAGACCTGCGGCCTCTGCCGTCCCTGCCGTGAAGGCCGCGACAACCTTTGCGAGCATGTCTCGGGGGTGCACGGTTTCCATCTTGATGGCTTTGCCCAGGAGAAAGTGAACCTCAAAGCCCGACTGCTCGTTCCGGCACCTCCCGGCGTTGACGAGATCGGTGCTGCCGTGGCTCCGGTTACCTTCGGTACGGTCGAGCACATGCTGTTCGACAATGCAAAACTTGAGCCAGGTGAAACCATTCTCGTTCACGCGGGCGGCTCGGGCATTGGCTCGGCAGCCATTCAGCTTGCCAAGAAGATCGGTTGCACAGTGATCACCACCGTCGGCTCCGACAACAAAATCGAAAAAGCCAAGGCGCTCGGCGCCGACCACGTGATCAATTACCGCGAAGACCGCTTCGAAGGTGTCGTGCGAAAGCTGACGAAGAAGAAGGGCGTCGATGTGGTCTTCGAACATGTCGGCGCTGATACATGGGCCGGTTCCATGCTGTCATTGCGGCGTGGGGGACGCCTTGTCACCTGCGGTTCGACATCGGGCGTTTCTACCAGCATGAACCTGATGATGCTGTTCCAGCAACAGTTGAAACTGCTCGGCTCGTTCGGCTGCCGCATGGAAAACATGGCCGATGCCATGCAGAAAATGGCGCGCGGCCTGGTCCATCCGGTCATTGATACGGAAGTCGGCTTCGACGACATCGATACAGCGTTGAAGCGGATGGAAGGCCGGGATGTTTTCGGCAAGATCATCCTGCGCGTCAACTGA
- a CDS encoding beta-ketoacyl-ACP synthase translates to MSKYTDHLGRPLVAITGLGVVSSLGQGKEENWAALTSGTSGIHTITRFALDNLRTQIAGTVDFLEESSKGASALSQKLASLAAEEAISQAGFPIDDFGGPLFLAAPPVELEWRNRFALDALVRAEGEPGYDLLLAACRRGPQVDMFNTVEFGYIAECLADTFGTRGLPVTLSTACASGATAIQLGVEAIRRGESDRVLSIGTDGSVSAEALIRFSLLSALSTQNEPAHKAAKPFSKDRDGFVMAEGSGALVMESLESAVARGANILGIMRGCGEKADDFHRTRSKPDGSPAIGAVRAALDDAGIKEDAIDYINAHGTSTPENDKMEYLALSTVFGDRISSLPVSSNKSMIGHTLTAAGAIEAVFSVLTIQTGTIPPTINYDNPDPAILMDVVPNVKREASVSSVLSSSFGFGGQNTCLVMTAEPN, encoded by the coding sequence ATGTCCAAATATACAGATCATCTTGGCCGCCCCCTCGTCGCCATCACCGGGCTCGGCGTTGTCTCGTCATTGGGACAAGGCAAGGAAGAAAACTGGGCTGCGCTGACTTCCGGAACTTCCGGCATTCACACGATCACGCGGTTTGCGCTGGACAATCTGCGTACGCAGATCGCTGGAACTGTCGATTTCCTTGAAGAAAGTAGCAAAGGCGCCTCGGCGCTGTCACAGAAATTGGCATCGCTTGCGGCCGAGGAAGCGATATCCCAGGCCGGTTTCCCCATCGATGATTTCGGCGGACCGCTGTTTCTGGCAGCACCGCCGGTCGAACTCGAATGGCGCAACCGTTTTGCGCTGGATGCCCTGGTCAGAGCCGAGGGTGAACCGGGATATGACCTGCTTCTTGCTGCTTGTCGCCGTGGGCCGCAGGTCGACATGTTCAACACTGTTGAATTCGGTTACATCGCCGAATGCCTTGCCGACACTTTCGGCACACGTGGCCTGCCTGTTACACTTTCCACAGCCTGCGCATCGGGCGCGACGGCCATTCAGCTTGGCGTCGAGGCAATCCGGCGCGGCGAGAGTGATCGCGTGCTGTCGATCGGCACTGATGGTTCTGTCTCGGCCGAGGCGCTGATCCGGTTTTCGCTGCTCTCGGCACTTTCCACGCAAAACGAGCCAGCTCACAAGGCAGCCAAGCCATTCTCCAAGGACCGCGACGGTTTCGTCATGGCCGAAGGCTCCGGTGCGCTGGTGATGGAATCGCTGGAATCTGCCGTTGCGCGCGGAGCGAATATTCTCGGCATCATGCGCGGTTGCGGCGAGAAGGCCGACGACTTCCACAGAACCCGCTCGAAGCCCGACGGCTCACCGGCTATCGGTGCGGTTCGTGCCGCACTGGACGATGCCGGTATAAAGGAAGATGCGATCGACTATATCAACGCTCACGGTACCTCGACGCCGGAAAACGACAAGATGGAATATCTGGCACTGTCTACCGTTTTCGGCGACCGCATCTCGTCGCTTCCCGTATCGTCCAACAAGTCGATGATCGGCCATACACTGACCGCAGCGGGCGCCATCGAGGCCGTGTTCTCGGTGCTCACCATCCAGACGGGGACGATCCCGCCAACGATCAACTATGACAATCCGGATCCGGCAATTCTCATGGACGTTGTGCCCAATGTGAAGCGCGAAGCAAGTGTCTCCTCGGTGCTTTCCAGCTCGTTCGGCTTTGGCGGACAAAATACGTGTCTTGTCATGACGGCAGAACCGAACTAA
- a CDS encoding beta-ketoacyl-ACP synthase — translation MQNNTVVITGIGLISSLGEGADAHWQAFNGQAEPRTDSETFKPYTVHPLGEVDWNNQIPKRGDQRQMETWQRIGTYTAGLALQDAGIKDDEALCATMDMVVAAGGGERDVTVDKQILAEARVRNDLGTMLNEKLSTELRPTLFLAQLSNLLAGNISIVHKVTGSSRTFMGEEGAGISAIDTTVARIRSGQSTHALVGGAYNSEHPDMLLGYELNGMLKTDGWAPLWQREGAAGGGIITGSGGAFLVLESADHAKKRGARAYAAIDGVYGTQIRRSRENLGETIARLVGAASADKAADLIISGASGAKGITAAEKATLDTFSSSVVRGVAGKLGHLREAQFPLVVGLAALSLFKGSAFPPIDTENEKAGPASINTALATSIGGTRGEGVARLVKA, via the coding sequence ATGCAGAACAACACCGTCGTTATCACTGGTATCGGACTGATTTCATCGCTTGGCGAAGGCGCCGACGCTCACTGGCAAGCCTTTAACGGCCAGGCTGAGCCTCGCACCGACAGCGAGACGTTCAAGCCTTACACGGTCCATCCTCTGGGTGAGGTCGACTGGAATAACCAGATTCCGAAACGTGGCGACCAGCGGCAGATGGAGACCTGGCAGCGCATCGGTACGTATACCGCCGGTCTCGCGCTCCAGGACGCTGGCATCAAGGACGACGAAGCCCTCTGTGCCACGATGGATATGGTGGTGGCAGCAGGCGGCGGCGAACGCGATGTCACCGTCGACAAGCAGATACTGGCCGAGGCGCGCGTGCGCAATGATCTCGGTACGATGCTGAATGAAAAGCTGTCAACGGAACTGCGCCCGACGCTGTTCCTGGCACAGCTTTCCAATCTGCTCGCCGGTAATATCTCCATTGTCCACAAGGTTACCGGCTCCTCCCGCACCTTCATGGGTGAGGAAGGCGCCGGCATATCGGCGATCGATACCACTGTCGCACGCATCCGGTCGGGTCAGAGTACGCATGCACTTGTTGGCGGTGCCTACAATTCCGAACACCCCGACATGCTGCTCGGCTATGAGTTGAACGGCATGTTGAAAACGGATGGCTGGGCCCCCCTTTGGCAACGAGAGGGTGCTGCAGGCGGCGGTATCATTACCGGCTCTGGCGGTGCATTCCTCGTACTGGAAAGTGCGGATCACGCGAAGAAGCGCGGCGCGCGTGCTTATGCCGCTATTGATGGCGTCTACGGCACGCAAATCCGCCGTAGCCGGGAAAACTTGGGCGAGACGATCGCCAGGCTGGTTGGCGCTGCCAGCGCTGACAAAGCTGCCGATTTGATCATTTCTGGCGCTTCTGGTGCGAAGGGCATAACAGCGGCGGAAAAAGCTACGCTCGATACATTCTCCAGTTCAGTGGTGCGCGGCGTTGCGGGTAAACTCGGCCATCTGCGCGAGGCGCAGTTCCCGCTTGTCGTTGGCCTTGCTGCGTTGAGCCTTTTCAAGGGCTCGGCTTTCCCGCCAATCGATACTGAGAACGAAAAAGCTGGACCGGCCAGCATCAATACCGCGCTGGCGACCTCCATTGGTGGAACCCGCGGCGAAGGCGTTGCCCGCCTGGTCAAAGCTTGA
- a CDS encoding acyl carrier protein → MSETFDKVADIIAETSEIDRDSITPESHTIDDLGIDSLDFLDIVFAIDKAFGIKIPLEQWTQEVNDGKVPTEEYFVLKNLCTKIDELVAAKKA, encoded by the coding sequence TTGTCCGAAACATTCGACAAGGTCGCCGATATCATTGCCGAAACCAGTGAAATCGACCGCGATTCCATCACGCCGGAAAGCCATACGATTGACGATCTCGGCATCGATAGCCTTGATTTTCTCGACATCGTTTTCGCGATCGACAAGGCCTTCGGTATCAAGATCCCGCTCGAGCAGTGGACGCAGGAAGTCAATGACGGCAAGGTTCCGACCGAAGAGTACTTCGTGTTGAAGAATCTATGCACCAAGATCGACGAACTGGTCGCTGCCAAGAAGGCCTGA
- a CDS encoding histidine phosphatase family protein, translating into MKRFHSQAISALTLMLSAFLVVSPALATDAAWARVARGGYTILIQGADASGTLSPTVDNSVDCSATQTLSDRGRQLAQKLGARFAARGVRIDKILTSSTCNARETARLSFGSIPAEVFKPLDPMANDAAAKQSQVDEIRAVIIKFKSSGNLVMMTDRANITALTGIIPRPTEAVVVGPAEEGETIHIAGRIIFD; encoded by the coding sequence TTGAAGCGATTTCACTCTCAGGCAATTTCTGCACTCACTCTGATGTTGAGCGCATTCCTCGTCGTTTCGCCAGCACTTGCGACGGATGCCGCCTGGGCGAGAGTGGCGCGGGGCGGCTATACGATTCTCATCCAGGGTGCCGACGCATCCGGAACATTGAGTCCCACTGTGGATAACTCCGTCGATTGTTCAGCAACTCAAACGCTATCTGACCGCGGGCGGCAACTCGCCCAGAAACTGGGTGCCAGATTTGCCGCGCGCGGTGTGCGAATCGACAAGATTCTCACCAGTTCCACTTGCAACGCACGGGAAACGGCCCGTCTTTCCTTCGGTTCGATCCCGGCCGAAGTTTTCAAACCCCTTGATCCAATGGCCAATGACGCCGCAGCGAAGCAATCCCAGGTAGACGAGATTCGCGCAGTGATCATCAAGTTCAAGAGTTCCGGCAATCTGGTAATGATGACGGATCGTGCCAATATAACGGCTCTGACAGGGATTATCCCGCGCCCGACCGAAGCTGTTGTGGTCGGTCCAGCCGAAGAAGGTGAAACAATTCATATCGCCGGAAGAATCATATTCGACTAA
- a CDS encoding AEC family transporter, with protein MGLIQTIIVVFGVIAIAYAAAHFRLLDERVGDGLSDFVFMIAAPLLLFRTMVTADFHGTAPWQLWIAYFTGVIVAWAVSDLAIKVIFGRDNRAGVVAGVSGAFSNLVFLGMPLMLGVFGQEGFAILSLIVAIHMPIMMAASITLHEIAMRRDGVFEGEGHFASVVLSFFKSLLRNPFVLGILAGWIWRLTGLPMPMIADSLIQTLGSVAGPVALFAMGMGLKKFGISGHIAASLVMSAIKLFVMPAVVLAAAWFIGLPPFTAKIAVASAALPAGVNSYLIATRFGTGQALASNSMVMATALSAITMAFWISVVTHIFG; from the coding sequence ATGGGTCTGATTCAAACAATCATCGTTGTCTTCGGTGTGATTGCCATCGCTTATGCAGCAGCGCATTTCAGGCTGCTGGATGAGCGGGTAGGCGATGGCCTTTCGGACTTTGTCTTCATGATCGCCGCGCCCTTGCTGCTCTTCAGAACCATGGTGACAGCCGATTTCCATGGAACGGCGCCGTGGCAATTGTGGATTGCCTATTTCACCGGTGTCATTGTCGCCTGGGCGGTGTCCGACCTTGCAATCAAGGTGATCTTTGGCCGCGATAATCGCGCTGGCGTTGTTGCCGGGGTCTCGGGAGCCTTTTCCAATCTCGTATTTCTCGGCATGCCCCTCATGCTCGGTGTTTTCGGTCAGGAAGGCTTTGCTATCCTGTCGCTGATTGTCGCCATCCACATGCCTATCATGATGGCAGCATCCATAACCTTGCATGAAATCGCGATGCGCCGGGACGGCGTATTCGAAGGTGAGGGGCACTTTGCTTCGGTTGTGCTCTCGTTCTTCAAGAGCCTGCTGCGTAATCCCTTTGTGCTTGGCATCCTCGCTGGCTGGATCTGGCGTCTCACCGGATTGCCGATGCCAATGATCGCCGATTCACTTATCCAGACATTAGGAAGCGTTGCCGGGCCTGTCGCGTTGTTCGCCATGGGGATGGGGCTGAAGAAGTTTGGAATTTCTGGCCATATCGCTGCATCACTGGTCATGTCAGCGATCAAGCTCTTTGTCATGCCCGCCGTCGTACTGGCGGCTGCATGGTTCATCGGCCTGCCGCCCTTTACCGCGAAAATCGCCGTTGCGTCGGCGGCGTTGCCAGCGGGCGTCAACTCGTATCTGATAGCAACTCGCTTCGGCACGGGCCAAGCACTGGCTTCCAATTCCATGGTCATGGCAACCGCCTTGTCGGCTATCACGATGGCGTTCTGGATTTCGGTCGTTACGCATATATTTGGCTAG